In Fibrobacter sp. UWB5, a single window of DNA contains:
- a CDS encoding cellulase family glycosylhydrolase produces MKATKLLPCLLAFAAIPAMAAAANATPKRIGPVSYYGALHTSGGKIIGAKNNEEAVIRGMSLFWSDATGIPYYNKNVISWAAENLPMDVFRFAMGINYYDSNGGTSNALDKSYSYAGAPEGYMTTIDQMVEAAIENDIYIILDWHSHRADSEQSIAKDFFKKMAEKYKDVPNVIYEIFNEPVNQGWNQIQSYANAVIPGIRDYTQNLVLVGTPSWSQMTQYGGVSGTNVGYVLHFYAGTHGVGTYGGRATQAKSSGNAVFITEWGTTNADGAGSPSSGSTQEWMSFMDQNNISNCNWSLRAVGSQYATDGKQETSAIFDGGSDGDLNTVGKLNSASYSASGKLVQPYLAKHKRDWASMLAKTLKTGSCAFNATTVKESETSVASAFKSGCTYTSSNEGVVTSTGDVKSAGYVIMTANDGSQSVVQVTAIPKQTIPNFQDLSCNYSGTCSVNRTVAYSDKDKSSKKKEWILTTDTKTLEGSTFTVTSLNPEIVEVKKASCVSDYCSNTQSGKQVTMYEFKGFGTAKIVGTAPAATGFGALNDTITVTFTKAPNKMTNNFKNTTLAFGASAPKLVPDTTMYHTKVTYTFNGKESSPYVTKSGNGLTAGNQNAIVRITANSPEADNYLELHQSITVIVGDSTQAVNKDEYYASEPVVVPPDTGVGIIKTKMTLPLHATIAKSMLSVGSRDAGDINVDVFSVTGQKVLSKTMRNNATMSLANIPTGSYLIVITQDIKQLNVKWNKAE; encoded by the coding sequence ATGAAAGCTACAAAATTACTCCCCTGCCTGCTCGCCTTCGCAGCCATTCCTGCAATGGCCGCTGCAGCAAATGCAACCCCAAAACGAATTGGCCCCGTAAGCTACTACGGAGCACTTCACACCAGTGGTGGTAAAATCATTGGCGCCAAGAACAACGAAGAAGCCGTGATCCGCGGCATGAGCCTTTTCTGGTCCGACGCTACAGGTATACCCTACTACAACAAGAACGTCATTAGCTGGGCAGCCGAAAACCTGCCCATGGACGTTTTCCGTTTCGCCATGGGTATTAACTATTACGACAGCAATGGCGGTACTAGCAATGCCCTCGACAAGAGTTATTCCTATGCGGGCGCACCCGAAGGATACATGACCACGATCGACCAAATGGTGGAAGCCGCTATCGAAAACGACATCTACATCATTCTCGACTGGCACAGCCACCGCGCCGACAGCGAACAAAGCATCGCCAAGGATTTCTTCAAGAAGATGGCGGAAAAGTACAAAGACGTTCCTAACGTCATTTACGAAATCTTTAACGAACCCGTGAACCAGGGCTGGAACCAGATCCAGAGCTATGCCAATGCCGTTATCCCCGGTATTCGCGACTATACCCAAAACTTGGTGCTCGTAGGTACGCCGAGCTGGTCTCAGATGACCCAGTACGGTGGCGTCAGCGGCACGAACGTGGGCTACGTGCTCCACTTCTATGCAGGCACCCATGGTGTCGGAACCTACGGTGGACGCGCTACCCAGGCCAAGAGCTCCGGTAACGCCGTGTTCATTACCGAATGGGGCACCACCAATGCCGACGGTGCTGGCAGCCCGAGCAGCGGCAGCACCCAGGAATGGATGAGCTTCATGGACCAGAACAACATCAGTAACTGTAACTGGAGTCTGCGCGCTGTCGGTAGCCAATACGCAACCGATGGCAAGCAAGAAACTTCAGCCATATTCGATGGAGGCTCAGACGGAGATTTGAACACTGTCGGCAAGCTCAACAGCGCAAGCTACAGTGCATCCGGTAAGTTGGTTCAGCCGTACCTCGCAAAGCACAAGCGCGATTGGGCTAGCATGCTTGCAAAAACCCTGAAGACCGGTTCCTGCGCCTTTAACGCCACTACGGTTAAGGAATCTGAAACTAGCGTTGCAAGCGCATTCAAGTCCGGTTGTACCTACACCTCCAGCAACGAAGGCGTCGTAACCTCTACTGGCGACGTCAAGAGCGCAGGTTACGTCATCATGACCGCTAACGACGGCTCTCAGTCTGTGGTACAGGTCACTGCAATTCCCAAGCAGACCATCCCGAACTTCCAGGATCTGTCTTGCAACTACAGCGGAACCTGCAGCGTCAACCGTACTGTTGCTTACTCCGACAAGGACAAATCCAGCAAGAAGAAAGAATGGATCTTGACCACCGATACCAAGACACTTGAAGGTTCTACCTTTACTGTTACATCGCTCAATCCCGAAATTGTTGAAGTCAAAAAAGCCTCCTGCGTTTCGGACTACTGCTCTAACACGCAGAGCGGCAAGCAGGTGACCATGTATGAATTCAAGGGCTTTGGCACTGCAAAGATCGTCGGTACCGCTCCGGCAGCTACCGGCTTCGGCGCTCTGAACGACACCATCACGGTGACCTTCACCAAGGCTCCGAACAAGATGACCAACAACTTCAAGAACACCACGCTCGCTTTCGGCGCAAGCGCTCCCAAGTTGGTCCCGGACACCACGATGTACCATACCAAGGTCACCTACACCTTCAACGGCAAGGAATCTTCTCCTTACGTGACCAAGAGTGGCAACGGCCTTACCGCCGGCAACCAGAACGCGATCGTGCGCATTACCGCCAACTCTCCGGAAGCAGACAACTACCTGGAACTCCACCAGAGCATTACGGTGATCGTGGGCGACAGCACTCAGGCCGTCAACAAGGATGAATACTACGCTTCTGAACCGGTCGTCGTTCCGCCGGATACGGGCGTTGGCATCATCAAGACGAAGATGACTCTGCCTCTGCACGCCACTATCGCCAAATCCATGCTGAGCGTAGGCTCTCGCGATGCTGGCGACATCAACGTGGACGTGTTCTCGGTGACGGGCCAGAAGGTTCTCTCCAAGACCATGCGCAACAACGCAACGATGTCTCTCGCCAATATCCCGACCGGTTCCTATCTGATCGTGATTACCCAGGACATCAAGCAGCTGAACGTCAAGTGGAACAAGGCTGAATAA
- a CDS encoding thioredoxin family protein, producing the protein MNSMPPPEMQMQYSAGALKDGGKLTVWVTIPEKWHVNANEVTDEFLKPSSIVVKAEGIEFGDVVWPKPIKEYNEALELEILTFRGEFKIEIPVKSVADKYDSLGTEATFHYQACDNSICLAPASKTISLSKNAAGTKSSNVNSSAKKNDSETEVAASTGDNENTDMGAVSDAGATASAGIIALLFFAFLGGIILNLMPCVLPVLSLKLFSLIKQAGESRGRLLALGGATTAGILASFWALAAVVAAVKAGGGSAGWGMQFQSAGFIAFMVVILTAFAMSFFGVFEVWLPWGATTKMDEAGHKAGFAGAFFTGALLVLLSTPCSAPFLGTAMGFAFAQTTPVLFLFFTAAGLGLALPYMLVSAFPKVLKVFPKPGPWMVKLQKVMGVLLLASVVWLLWIVNEQAGTAGVGMFAIVVVASIACSVLLGKFAPPGVAFGREVAGIGLSVAVLVSIWFAAIAPEYERAASEKFNTRMQEQMTADGWYRYSPALIEEFAKANRTVFIDATADWCLTCKTNEAAVLNRDEFRRAMDSLNVALVKADWTRETPEVNALLKSMHKSGVPAYAIYPAGDVSRQIVLPELLTTSAIVEKITSQK; encoded by the coding sequence ATGAACTCCATGCCGCCCCCGGAAATGCAGATGCAGTACAGCGCGGGCGCATTGAAAGACGGTGGAAAGCTGACCGTATGGGTGACCATTCCCGAAAAGTGGCACGTGAACGCCAACGAAGTTACCGACGAATTCTTGAAGCCCTCTTCAATTGTGGTGAAGGCCGAAGGAATCGAGTTCGGCGATGTGGTATGGCCCAAGCCGATCAAGGAATACAACGAAGCATTGGAACTTGAAATCCTCACCTTCCGCGGGGAATTCAAGATTGAAATTCCGGTGAAGAGTGTTGCCGACAAGTACGATAGCCTTGGAACCGAAGCGACTTTCCATTACCAGGCCTGCGACAATTCCATTTGCCTCGCGCCTGCAAGCAAGACGATTTCGCTCAGCAAAAATGCGGCTGGTACAAAATCCAGCAATGTGAATAGCAGCGCAAAAAAAAACGACTCTGAAACAGAAGTAGCCGCCAGCACAGGCGACAACGAGAACACGGATATGGGTGCCGTGAGCGATGCAGGCGCCACCGCTTCGGCAGGAATTATCGCCCTTCTGTTTTTCGCTTTCCTCGGCGGAATCATTCTGAACTTGATGCCGTGCGTACTGCCGGTGCTTTCGCTCAAGCTCTTTAGCCTGATCAAGCAGGCCGGCGAAAGTCGCGGACGGCTCCTCGCTTTGGGAGGAGCCACAACGGCGGGCATTCTGGCAAGTTTCTGGGCGCTGGCCGCCGTTGTCGCCGCCGTCAAGGCCGGCGGCGGGTCCGCGGGCTGGGGCATGCAATTCCAGAGTGCTGGATTCATCGCCTTCATGGTCGTGATTCTGACCGCATTCGCCATGAGCTTTTTCGGCGTGTTCGAAGTGTGGCTCCCGTGGGGTGCTACCACCAAAATGGACGAAGCCGGCCATAAGGCGGGCTTCGCAGGCGCCTTCTTTACCGGCGCGCTTCTTGTACTTTTAAGCACGCCGTGCTCGGCCCCCTTCCTCGGCACAGCCATGGGATTTGCCTTTGCGCAGACGACACCCGTGCTCTTCTTGTTCTTTACCGCGGCAGGGCTCGGCCTTGCGCTCCCCTACATGCTCGTAAGCGCTTTCCCGAAAGTCCTCAAGGTATTCCCGAAACCGGGTCCGTGGATGGTGAAGCTCCAGAAGGTGATGGGCGTATTGCTCCTTGCAAGCGTCGTATGGCTCTTGTGGATTGTGAATGAACAAGCCGGCACCGCGGGCGTCGGGATGTTTGCCATTGTCGTAGTAGCAAGTATCGCCTGCAGCGTTCTGCTCGGCAAATTCGCGCCGCCGGGAGTTGCCTTCGGGCGCGAAGTCGCCGGAATCGGCTTGAGCGTCGCAGTTCTTGTATCAATTTGGTTTGCCGCAATCGCTCCTGAATACGAACGTGCTGCCAGCGAAAAGTTCAACACCCGCATGCAAGAGCAGATGACGGCTGACGGCTGGTACCGTTATAGCCCCGCGCTCATCGAAGAATTTGCGAAAGCAAATCGCACCGTCTTCATCGACGCCACCGCCGACTGGTGCCTCACTTGCAAGACGAACGAAGCCGCCGTTCTCAACCGCGACGAATTCCGCCGCGCCATGGATAGCTTGAATGTGGCGCTGGTAAAAGCCGACTGGACTCGCGAAACTCCCGAAGTGAACGCACTCTTAAAGAGCATGCACAAGTCGGGCGTGCCCGCTTATGCGATTTATCCGGCTGGCGATGTATCTAGACAGATTGTTCTGCCCGAGTTACTGACAACGAGCGCAATCGTCGAGAAGATTACTTCGCAAAAATAA
- a CDS encoding glycoside hydrolase family 5 protein, protein MKFPYSYSLALALAGSILFSACSSESSHKAVEPTPEEETQVIAVDYSKGRAMNKRLGKGMNLGNSWDSQGNSLDCSWGNCIEDSDFAVIKATGFNSIRLPVRWQQNSDYSTHTVDPERLAGVKEDIQLALAQGLAVVVNFHHYVELNNAGNKFSTDPETYNAEKEHFLHLWAQVAAELDAIAPDSMLVFEILNEPTIANPQLVDELLNDAYKVIRATAPGKTIMFESYHAAKFADLNILHLPQDGNIIYSGHYYEPFGYSHQGHSYACKGDAAYANSAMYDLQAYVKQATTLYPDVNGGHIPMNMGEFGISGGGDFANSRECDADGVLPSARMKAQWAETSIQVAESLDISWHYWGFTKVGGFEAYDRNEATWYEGFPAAFGL, encoded by the coding sequence ATGAAATTTCCGTACTCCTATTCGTTAGCTCTTGCGCTCGCAGGCAGCATCCTATTTTCCGCCTGTTCTAGCGAAAGTAGCCACAAAGCCGTGGAGCCAACTCCAGAGGAAGAAACCCAGGTAATCGCCGTTGACTATTCCAAAGGCCGCGCCATGAACAAGCGTCTAGGCAAGGGCATGAACCTGGGGAACTCTTGGGATTCTCAGGGCAACTCCCTGGATTGCAGCTGGGGCAACTGCATCGAAGATTCCGATTTCGCCGTAATCAAGGCGACGGGCTTCAACTCCATCCGTCTCCCGGTTCGTTGGCAGCAGAATTCCGACTATAGCACCCATACGGTCGACCCCGAACGTCTCGCCGGCGTAAAGGAAGATATCCAGCTCGCCTTGGCGCAGGGCCTCGCCGTCGTCGTGAACTTCCACCACTATGTGGAATTGAACAATGCCGGCAACAAGTTCAGCACCGATCCGGAAACCTACAACGCCGAAAAGGAACATTTCTTGCATTTGTGGGCACAGGTCGCTGCCGAATTGGACGCCATCGCTCCGGACTCAATGCTCGTTTTTGAAATCCTGAACGAACCCACCATCGCAAACCCGCAATTGGTGGACGAGCTCCTGAACGATGCATACAAAGTAATTCGCGCAACGGCACCCGGCAAGACGATTATGTTCGAATCTTACCACGCCGCCAAATTCGCCGACTTGAACATTCTTCACTTGCCGCAAGACGGAAACATCATTTATTCCGGCCATTACTACGAACCCTTCGGCTACAGCCACCAGGGACACAGCTACGCTTGCAAGGGCGACGCCGCCTACGCCAACAGCGCCATGTACGACCTTCAGGCTTATGTCAAGCAGGCTACAACACTTTATCCGGACGTAAATGGCGGACACATCCCGATGAACATGGGTGAGTTCGGAATCTCGGGCGGTGGCGACTTTGCAAACTCCAGGGAATGCGACGCCGACGGCGTTCTCCCGTCTGCAAGAATGAAGGCCCAGTGGGCAGAAACGTCGATTCAGGTTGCCGAAAGCCTTGACATCTCTTGGCACTACTGGGGCTTTACAAAGGTCGGCGGATTCGAAGCCTACGACCGAAATGAAGCCACCTGGTACGAAGGCTTCCCCGCTGCATTCGGACTGTAA
- a CDS encoding carbohydrate binding domain-containing protein, translating to MKANPHKASWVCALGVLLLASFSFAGYGFSDYRDRDQSRFVTKQAKPFRPDKDVVSVVMREAIPRGGGYTYQYPRENPEPVLTDKYAMEGALSMEIELIASDYSGVAICIAGSVDLTPYFEEGVLEFWIKGAQGGENALFVLVDDGVKSGGESLQVKLRSKSLGEITTEWKHFSIPLKLFGTTGVYWDAKNTREVMLPFSWSNFKGFRLEVRKDENESFKVWIDDIVIKKHGKAYEGPMNYPFRNEI from the coding sequence ATGAAAGCAAATCCGCATAAAGCAAGCTGGGTGTGCGCCTTGGGCGTACTCCTTTTAGCGTCTTTCTCTTTTGCTGGTTATGGTTTTAGCGACTATCGCGACCGCGACCAGTCCCGTTTTGTCACTAAACAGGCTAAGCCGTTCCGACCCGACAAAGATGTCGTGTCCGTCGTGATGCGTGAAGCTATTCCGCGTGGAGGTGGTTATACCTACCAGTACCCGCGTGAAAACCCCGAACCGGTACTTACGGACAAGTATGCCATGGAAGGCGCCCTTTCCATGGAAATTGAACTTATCGCAAGCGACTATTCCGGTGTGGCTATTTGTATTGCCGGTTCTGTCGACTTGACCCCGTATTTCGAAGAAGGTGTCCTTGAATTCTGGATTAAGGGTGCCCAGGGTGGCGAAAACGCCTTGTTCGTGTTGGTGGACGATGGCGTGAAGAGCGGTGGCGAATCCCTGCAGGTGAAGCTCCGTTCCAAGAGCCTTGGCGAAATCACTACGGAATGGAAGCACTTCAGCATTCCCCTCAAGTTGTTCGGTACGACTGGTGTGTACTGGGATGCCAAGAATACCCGCGAAGTCATGTTGCCGTTTAGCTGGAGCAACTTCAAGGGATTCCGTCTCGAAGTCCGTAAAGACGAAAACGAGTCCTTCAAGGTCTGGATTGACGATATCGTGATCAAGAAGCACGGTAAGGCTTACGAAGGTCCGATGAACTATCCGTTCCGCAACGAGATTTAA
- the lpxA gene encoding acyl-ACP--UDP-N-acetylglucosamine O-acyltransferase gives MPMIHPSAFVSPQAKVHESAVIGPWCLVDAGAEIAEGVILESRVHVYGGVSVGKNTHVYDGAILGGPPQDLKYAGEPTRLEIGENCTIREYCTLNRGTVQGGGCTRVADHVLVMAYSHIAHDCDIRTGVVIANSCQLGGHVRIGEYATIGGVTAIQQRNQVGAYAFVGGTHKVDRDVPPCTKASGNPIRYGALNLHALRLHPEDFSEERVQNLQRAYRELYRSGRPVVEVIEELKKGPEPLFQAFFDEHWGGTLVRP, from the coding sequence ATGCCTATGATCCATCCTTCTGCATTTGTAAGCCCGCAAGCAAAAGTCCATGAATCGGCCGTTATTGGCCCCTGGTGCTTGGTCGATGCCGGCGCCGAAATTGCCGAAGGTGTCATTTTGGAATCCCGCGTACATGTTTACGGCGGGGTCTCGGTCGGAAAAAACACGCATGTGTACGACGGCGCCATTTTGGGTGGCCCTCCGCAAGATTTAAAATACGCGGGCGAGCCGACCCGACTCGAAATTGGCGAAAATTGCACCATTCGCGAATATTGCACGCTCAACCGCGGCACGGTCCAGGGCGGCGGTTGCACGCGCGTCGCAGACCATGTCTTGGTTATGGCCTACTCGCATATCGCCCATGACTGCGATATCCGAACAGGGGTCGTCATCGCAAACAGCTGCCAGTTGGGTGGCCACGTGCGCATCGGCGAATATGCGACCATCGGTGGCGTTACCGCCATCCAGCAACGCAATCAGGTCGGCGCCTACGCTTTCGTGGGGGGCACCCACAAGGTGGACCGCGACGTTCCCCCATGCACCAAGGCATCGGGCAACCCCATCCGCTACGGCGCCCTGAACCTGCATGCCCTGCGCCTGCATCCCGAAGATTTTTCCGAAGAACGCGTTCAGAACTTGCAGCGTGCCTACCGCGAACTTTACCGTAGCGGGCGCCCCGTGGTCGAGGTAATCGAGGAATTGAAAAAAGGCCCGGAACCTTTGTTCCAAGCCTTTTTCGACGAACATTGGGGCGGCACGCTGGTGCGCCCGTAG
- a CDS encoding RNA polymerase sigma factor translates to MAKSRILTEEPPKWVEKVWRKNASQIYKLCQFQSSDPDGAKDLFQEVALRLCRSAYTLDLNKPMTPWFRAVIHNAFHDMNRRLLPVTPFSQLSDNFIAYDASGTGAIAREVYEQRRRRVIRRELDRLMEDLTSAEKMAVEYSYIGEIRASEACLYCGVNRSTFQKRKTDAIKKMRRKKNGYMSKYKNNESSCMNLDDLLTRASEFS, encoded by the coding sequence ATGGCTAAATCCAGAATTTTAACAGAAGAACCTCCCAAATGGGTTGAAAAGGTGTGGCGTAAGAACGCTTCACAAATTTACAAACTATGTCAGTTTCAGAGTAGCGACCCCGATGGCGCAAAAGACCTTTTTCAAGAGGTTGCGCTCCGTTTATGCCGGTCAGCGTATACTTTGGACTTGAATAAGCCGATGACTCCGTGGTTTCGGGCTGTCATCCATAACGCTTTTCATGACATGAACAGGAGATTGCTCCCGGTAACCCCGTTTTCGCAGCTGTCTGACAATTTTATTGCCTACGATGCTTCGGGAACGGGCGCTATTGCCCGCGAAGTTTATGAACAACGCCGCAGGCGCGTCATCCGTCGGGAATTAGACCGCTTGATGGAAGACCTTACCTCTGCCGAGAAAATGGCTGTGGAATATTCCTATATCGGCGAAATCCGGGCTTCCGAGGCGTGCCTGTATTGTGGCGTGAACCGCAGTACGTTCCAAAAAAGAAAAACCGATGCAATCAAGAAGATGCGAAGAAAGAAGAATGGATATATGTCCAAGTATAAAAATAATGAAAGTTCTTGCATGAATTTGGACGATTTGCTAACGCGGGCGAGTGAATTTTCGTAA
- a CDS encoding glycoside hydrolase family 18 protein, with amino-acid sequence MNIKSILLTFALGAAVTAQAAADKVVGFYPYWSQYSQFYPKDIRYNFVTDIHYVGLAAGEDGSVAFADENDAENFKTLVQMSKDNNVKLIVSVGGIENEGNLKAIASSEELLPTFVSNVSSWLSANGGDGVEVDWQNLTAEDAEDYAKLLNALVDGLSGAPVTAVIYPAAGMDAYKADALNRLAYVDVFMADQMTEDNSSVVPNQSATSVEETLNAVKGAGVNGDLLVPVIFLYGKTWSGAKGLGTSHQGTGSGNEGYVSYAELMGKFDSPEYKVTFDASSKSEVAVSDAETIVFMGIPSVKAVAEQVKSEGMAGVAVYDLSQDHHEPIVSLLVTIGLQLRPEVNYKPKKK; translated from the coding sequence ATGAACATTAAATCGATTCTTTTGACTTTTGCTCTTGGAGCTGCGGTTACTGCCCAGGCTGCCGCCGACAAGGTGGTTGGATTCTATCCTTACTGGAGCCAGTATTCTCAGTTCTATCCGAAGGATATCCGCTATAACTTTGTGACCGACATTCATTATGTCGGCCTCGCTGCCGGTGAAGACGGCTCGGTCGCCTTTGCGGACGAAAACGATGCCGAAAACTTCAAGACGCTCGTGCAGATGTCCAAGGACAATAACGTGAAGTTGATCGTCTCCGTGGGCGGTATCGAAAACGAAGGCAACCTGAAGGCAATCGCTTCTTCCGAAGAACTCCTGCCGACTTTCGTTTCGAATGTCTCTAGCTGGCTTTCTGCAAATGGCGGCGACGGCGTCGAAGTCGACTGGCAGAACCTCACGGCTGAAGATGCCGAAGATTATGCCAAGTTGCTGAACGCCTTGGTCGATGGCCTTTCGGGCGCTCCGGTGACCGCCGTGATTTATCCGGCTGCCGGCATGGATGCCTACAAGGCTGACGCTCTGAACCGCCTCGCTTACGTGGACGTGTTCATGGCCGACCAGATGACCGAAGACAATTCTTCCGTGGTTCCGAACCAGAGTGCCACCTCTGTCGAAGAAACCCTGAACGCAGTGAAGGGCGCCGGCGTGAACGGTGACTTGCTCGTGCCGGTGATCTTCCTTTACGGCAAGACCTGGAGCGGTGCCAAGGGCCTCGGAACTTCTCACCAGGGTACGGGTAGCGGTAACGAAGGTTACGTGTCCTACGCCGAACTCATGGGCAAGTTTGATTCTCCGGAATACAAGGTGACCTTCGATGCCTCTTCCAAGTCCGAAGTGGCTGTGAGCGACGCAGAAACCATCGTGTTCATGGGCATTCCTTCTGTGAAGGCTGTTGCCGAACAGGTTAAGAGCGAAGGCATGGCCGGCGTTGCGGTTTACGACCTCTCGCAAGACCATCACGAACCGATTGTCTCGCTCCTCGTGACCATCGGCTTGCAGCTTCGCCCCGAAGTCAACTACAAGCCCAAGAAGAAGTAA
- a CDS encoding glycosyltransferase: MGGIIIACLTALYVILFLFFIIGVIRTHRYRGPKATPSVTVVVPMRNEEEFAQRTLEALAEQDYIGEWEVICVDDRSTDSTKEILEKFAATHPKFRVLSLPQDLPVIASPKKRALESAFKIAKYEVLLTMDADCIPRKSWITAMAGRFNDGICIVQGPKQNNGSRTMPHLYQKLETLGYTAMEAAGFSWGHPIVASAACLAYKKDLFFAVGGFGDLVNLSSGDDDMLIHKMMKIPGTKVCYNLDKDAVIETAPVHTWKQLFNQRARWSSNGTNYESKAYILMLTLIYTYYIWMFISPWCVLFLDCPWQWCVFSIAPKILVDFVFLMIASWKLHAKRKMLAFLPTEIIQVPMIVFAVPAGITGMFRWK; encoded by the coding sequence ATGGGTGGTATCATCATTGCATGCTTGACAGCACTGTACGTAATCCTGTTCCTGTTTTTTATAATAGGAGTGATTCGCACGCACCGTTATAGAGGTCCCAAGGCCACCCCGAGCGTTACCGTAGTCGTACCCATGCGCAACGAAGAAGAATTCGCGCAACGCACGCTCGAAGCCCTCGCAGAGCAAGACTACATCGGCGAATGGGAAGTGATTTGTGTCGATGACCGTTCGACCGACTCTACCAAGGAAATCCTGGAAAAGTTTGCGGCCACCCACCCGAAATTCAGGGTACTTTCGCTGCCGCAGGACTTGCCGGTTATCGCAAGCCCCAAGAAGCGCGCCCTCGAAAGCGCCTTCAAGATCGCAAAGTACGAAGTCCTTTTGACCATGGATGCCGACTGCATTCCGCGCAAAAGCTGGATTACCGCCATGGCGGGCCGCTTTAACGACGGCATTTGCATTGTGCAAGGCCCTAAGCAGAATAACGGTAGCCGCACGATGCCGCACCTGTACCAGAAACTGGAAACCCTGGGCTACACCGCCATGGAAGCCGCCGGCTTTAGCTGGGGACACCCGATTGTAGCATCTGCCGCATGCCTCGCCTACAAAAAAGACCTGTTCTTTGCCGTGGGCGGTTTTGGCGACCTGGTGAACCTTTCGAGTGGCGATGACGACATGCTCATCCACAAGATGATGAAAATCCCGGGCACCAAGGTCTGCTACAATCTGGACAAGGACGCCGTGATTGAAACCGCTCCGGTGCATACCTGGAAACAGCTCTTTAACCAGCGCGCCCGCTGGAGCAGCAACGGCACCAACTACGAAAGCAAGGCATACATCCTGATGCTCACGCTGATTTACACCTACTACATCTGGATGTTCATTAGCCCGTGGTGCGTCCTCTTTTTGGATTGTCCGTGGCAATGGTGCGTATTCAGCATCGCTCCGAAAATTCTCGTGGATTTCGTATTCCTGATGATCGCTTCCTGGAAATTGCATGCCAAGCGCAAGATGCTTGCATTCTTGCCCACCGAAATCATTCAAGTTCCGATGATCGTATTTGCCGTGCCCGCAGGCATCACCGGAATGTTCCGCTGGAAATAA
- a CDS encoding CCA tRNA nucleotidyltransferase, with the protein MAKLQTLAGEWFEPDLPGRLLKIAGDIREAGGRAFLVGGWVRDALLGKSCRDYDVEVYDMAQDALVPILSKYGRTNLVGKAFGVIHLAMKGLSLDFSFPRTESKVGYGHRGFVVHTDEKLSFKEAALRRDFTINAMGMELPELTLCDPYGGIDDLKSHTLRHVGPAFAEDSLRILRGVQFASRFGCTLAPSTVELCRTLSLDDLSVERLFEEFKKWLLKPGKPSLGLKAFLDIKLNEYFPEIHPFKNSWETLGTILDNMVPLRDTLPEAQAMEFAFAAFLSDSAETSLKFLERITNETHLLKIVPPLLKAYQELDAAIVNDAPALRRLAVKLGGLKLLGLLVKCTPCEFYAGSTADGECFADKLWNAASELDLIEEAPQPYLTGKMLMDLGVKPGKQMGEVIKASFELQLDGEIKNADEAVAWAKSRLS; encoded by the coding sequence ATGGCAAAGTTGCAGACACTTGCAGGCGAGTGGTTTGAACCGGATTTGCCCGGACGCTTGCTCAAGATTGCTGGTGATATCCGTGAAGCGGGTGGGCGCGCCTTCTTGGTGGGCGGCTGGGTCCGCGATGCGCTTTTAGGCAAGTCTTGCCGCGACTACGATGTCGAAGTCTACGACATGGCGCAAGACGCCCTTGTTCCAATTCTTTCAAAGTATGGCCGCACCAATTTGGTAGGCAAGGCTTTCGGCGTGATTCACCTCGCCATGAAAGGCCTGTCGCTTGATTTTTCGTTCCCGCGTACCGAAAGCAAAGTGGGCTATGGCCATCGCGGTTTCGTGGTGCATACCGATGAAAAACTGAGCTTCAAGGAGGCCGCCCTCCGTCGCGACTTTACCATCAATGCCATGGGCATGGAACTGCCGGAACTCACGCTCTGCGACCCCTATGGCGGTATTGACGACTTGAAATCGCATACCTTGCGTCATGTGGGCCCCGCTTTTGCCGAAGATTCCCTGCGCATTCTGCGCGGGGTGCAGTTCGCTAGCCGTTTCGGTTGCACGCTCGCTCCCTCTACGGTAGAATTATGCCGCACGCTTTCGCTCGATGACTTGAGCGTGGAACGTCTGTTCGAAGAATTCAAGAAGTGGCTTTTAAAACCGGGCAAGCCTTCGCTCGGTCTCAAGGCTTTTTTAGACATCAAGCTCAACGAATATTTTCCTGAGATTCATCCGTTCAAGAATTCCTGGGAAACTCTCGGAACGATTCTCGACAACATGGTTCCCTTGCGCGATACCTTGCCCGAAGCTCAGGCGATGGAATTTGCCTTTGCGGCCTTTTTGAGTGACAGCGCAGAAACCTCGCTCAAGTTCCTGGAACGCATTACGAATGAAACACACTTGCTCAAGATTGTGCCTCCGCTTTTGAAGGCATACCAAGAGCTGGATGCGGCTATTGTAAACGATGCTCCGGCACTTCGCCGCCTCGCGGTAAAACTGGGTGGCTTAAAATTGCTCGGCTTGCTCGTAAAATGTACTCCCTGCGAATTCTATGCGGGCTCTACGGCCGATGGCGAATGCTTTGCCGACAAGCTTTGGAATGCGGCAAGCGAACTGGACTTGATCGAAGAAGCCCCGCAGCCTTACCTTACGGGCAAGATGCTGATGGACTTGGGCGTAAAACCCGGCAAGCAGATGGGCGAAGTCATCAAGGCGAGTTTCGAACTCCAGCTCGATGGCGAAATCAAGAATGCTGACGAAGCCGTGGCTTGGGCGAAATCCCGCCTGTCGTAA